One Bacillota bacterium genomic window, GAAAGTGGATTACCTCTTGCAGAAGCTGAAGAATTAACCATTGCAGATTCGATTGCAGTTGGAATTCCAAGGAATCCTATTAAGGCCATTAATGCTGTTAAACTTTCTTTGGGTTCATGGATGAAAGTATCAGATAAACTTATACTAGATTCAATGGTTTTACTTGGAAAAACAGAAGGAATTTTTGCGGAACCCGCAGCTGCAGCTTCGCTTGCGGGCCTGATTCAAGCTAGAAAACAAAATGTAATTACAAAAGAAGATTCTGTTACAATTATTGTGACAGGAAATGGATTAAAAGATACCCAAAATGCATTAAAAGCGATTCAAGAACCGCCTACTTTAAAACCAAATTTAAGCGAATTAATAAATTATTTAAAGACTAGAGGAGAAAACGATGAGTAAAATACCATTTGGACCTACCTATGAAGAGATGTTACATCCGAATAAGCTTGATCCAAGCATTAGAAAAGAAGCTTTAGAAAATATTAAAAACGAATTAAATCCCATAAATTTATTTAACATTACTTGGAAAAACGAATTAGGTGAAGTAAATAAAATTGTACTGCCAAAAGAATTAACAGGAGTTGAAGCAAACATTGTTGTACTTCTTGGAACCTATTTTCCATCTGGTTCACACAAGGTAGGACCTGCTTATTTTACCTTAATTGAAGGATGCGTTGATCAAACCATTATTCCAGGAGAACACACTATTTTAGGACCATCTACTGGTAATTTTGGAATTGGAGTATCTTATATCTGTAATCTTATGAAATTTGATTCGATTGTAATCATGCCTGATAATATGAGTAAAGAACGTTACGATCGCATCAAAAAATATGGAGCGAAATTAGATTTAACTCCAGGAACTGAATCTGATGTAATCTTAACATTAGAAAGAACCTTTGAATTGAAAAAAGACCCTAAAAACCGATCTTTAGCACAATTTGAACTTCTTCCTAATTATCGCTTTCATCGTCATGTGACAGGTTCTAGTTGTGTTGAAGCAGTAAAAGGAATCGGCAATTCAAGAATTGCTTGTTTTACTTCGGCTCCAGGAAGTGCTGGAACACTTGCAGCAGGAGATCAAATCAAAGCAGCTTTTCCTGAAGCAAAAGTTGTTGCACTCGAACCTTATGAATGTTCTACTTTAATGAATGGTGGAAGAGGTCAACATCGAATTGAAGGCATTGGTGACAAAATGTGCACTTTGATTCATAACGTGTTAAACACTGACTTTATTGCATTGATCAAAGATGACGATTCGGTAAGAGGATTAAAGATTATTCATGATGGAATCAATATTTTAATCGAACAAGGTGTGCCTAAAGACGTGGCACAATCAATGAAAGATTTATTTGGTGTATCAGGAATTTGTAATATCATTGGCGCAATCAAAATGGCTAAATATTTAAAACTAGGGCCAAATGATAATGTTGTGACTATTGCAACCGATGGATACGATCGTTATGATTCTGTTATTAAAGATTTAGAAAAAAGATATTTAGAAACAGAAGATTATGTGTTAAGAAGATGGTTTAACGACGTATTTCGTAAAAATGCCGTTGAGGATATTGTTGATTATCGAAACGATGCTCAAAAAGAAAAATTATTTTTACAAAAAGAAAACGATTGGCTTAAATTTGGCTATTCAAAAGAATACTTAGACTCGATGAAAAAAATGGATTTTTGGAATCGTGAGTATCAATTAATTCACCATTACGACAAATTAATCCAAACATTACGTAAGGAGAAATAATATGAAAATTGATATGTCTGCCATTTTAGAAAAAGCAAAATCTTATGAAAAAGAGATGAGTGCATTTTTAAGAGATATGGTTTTGATTCCAAGTGAAAGCTCTCAAGAAGAGAAAGTAGTATTACGAATTAAGCAAGAAATGGAAAAAGTTGGTTTTGATAAAGTTGAAATTGATCCAATGGGAAACATCATTGGAACCATTGGACACGGGTCTCACATTATTGCAATGGATGCTCATATTGATACCGTTGGAATTGGTGAATATAAAAATTGGAAATTTGATCCTTATCTTGGCTTTGAAAACGATCTTGAAATTGGAGGAAGAGGGACATCCGATCAAGAAGGTGGAATGGCTTCAATGGTTTATGCTGGAAAGATTATTAAGGATTTAAATCTAGAAGGCGATTACACGTTACTTGTGACAGGCACCGTTCAAGAAGAAGATTGTGATGGACTTTGTTGGCAATACATTATCGAAGAAGACAAAATCAAACCAGAATTTGTCGTCATTACGGAACCTACATCTTGTAACATATATAGAGGACATCGAGGAAGAATGGAAATTAAAGTTTCCACCTATGGAATTAGTTGTCATGGTTCGGCTCCAGAACGTGGAGATAATGCTATATTTAAAATGGCTCCCATTTTAATTGAACTCCAACAACTTCATCGAGAGTTAAAAGATAATGCATTTTTAGGAAAAGGCACACTAACCGTAAGTGAAATCTTCTTTAGTTCACCTTCAAGATGTGCAGTATCAGATGGCTGTAGTATTTCAATCGATAGAAGATTGACTCAAGGAGAAACCTATTTAAGTGCATTAGAAGAAATTCAAAATTTGCCTTCGGTTATAAAAGCTGGAGCCTCCGTTGAAATGTATGATTATAAAAGACCTTCTTATACAGGGCTTGTATACCCTACAAAATCTTATTTTCCAACTTGGGTATTAGAAGAAGAACATGTTGTATGTCAAAGTACAAAAAAAGCTTATATTGAGCTGTTCAGAGAACAACCTCTAATCGATAAATGGACTTTTTCAACCAATGCAGTTTCCATTATGGGAAGATATTTAATTCCTTGTATTGGCTTTGGACCAGGTCATGAAAATGAAGCTCACGCACCAAACGAAAAAACTTTCAAAGCGGAACTTGTTAAAGCATGCGCAATGTATGCAGCGATTCCTAGTATGTATGTTGAAATGATTTTAGAAAAAAAGGAGAATTAAGAAATGAAACCACTATTTAAAGGAAAACATTTTATTACACTTGAAGAATGGTCAAATGCTGAAATAGATCAATTGCTTGAGACATCGTTTGAATTAAAACACGATTTTTTACATAATAACCCAACACCATACTTAACAAACAAAACTGCTTTTTTAATGTTCTTTGAACAATCCACAAGAACAAGAAATTCGATGGAATCAGGAATTGCTCATTTGGGTGGACATGGAACATTTTTAGATGTATCAACAATGCAAATATCACACGGAGAATCCGCAAAAGATACCGCAATCATTCTTTCCAGTTATGGACATGGAATTGCTTGTCGTAATTGCTTTTGGGGAGTAGGAAACAAATATTTACGCGAAATGGCAAAATATTCTACAGTTCCTGTTATGAATTTACAATGTGATATCTATCATCCAATGCAAGGCCTTGCTGACTTAATGACAATCAAAGAAGTTTCAAAAACCACAAAAAACTTAAAAGTTTCGATTATTTGGGCTTATGCGACATCACATAAAAAACCGATTAGTGTTCCATTAACTCAAATACTTTTATTTCCAAGATATGGAATGGATGTAACGCTTGCGTATCCTGAAGGATATGATTTGCCAGATTGGGCTATTGAAAAAGCTAAATTAAATGCCTTAGAAAATGGTGGAAGTTTTAAAATTACTCATGATATCGATGAAGCGTTTAAAGGCGCAGATATTGTCATCCCTAAAAACTGGGGAAGTTGGGTTAAAAATCAATCTACGGCAGTAGTAGATGATTTGTTAGAAAGTTATAAGAATTGGAAATGTACTGAAGACAGAATGAGACTTGCAAGTCCTAATGTCTATTATATGCATGCTCTTCCTGCAGATAGAGGAAACGAAGTAGAAGATTCAGTGATTGATGGAGTTCACTCCATTGTGTACCAAGAGGCAGAAAATCGTCTTCACACCGCTAAAGCTGTTATGGCTTTAACGATGGGAGATAAATAATTTTTGAAGACAAATGACATCCATTTGTCTTTTTTCTAATAAAAAGAGGTGAAATTATGAGAATTTTTTTAGCATTTTTGCCAAACATTGTAATACTAAATCAAGTAGAGAGCATTAAAAACAAGTTGAAAGAACACTGTGAATCAGGAAATTACACTGAAAAAAACAATCTTCACGTAACGCTCATTTTCATTGGTGATGTAAATGAAGTTCAATTAAGGAATGTAAAAAAAATCCTTCATCAAACAGCATTTGCTCCGTTTTCAATCAAATTAAAAGCTATTAAAAGCTTTGAAACAAAAGGCAAAGGAGATGTATTCTTTATCGATGTATTTAAAACATCAATACTAGAAGATATCTATAAATTCCTTTTCGAAAAATTAAATAATAGTGGATTTAACATTCAAAACAGAGAATATCTTCCTCATTTAACTTTAGGAAGAAAAGTTGTATTAAATAAGCCAGATGATTTAGTTCTTTTAAATTCGTCTTTTAAAGGACTTTCATTTCAAACTAATAGGATTAGTTTAATGGAATCCGTCCGTATTGATGATGAGTTAATTTACAGAGAAATCGATCAAGCTGAACTAAAATAGATTCCGTCATAAAACTATGGAAAAACGCGATAATTAGCTTTTTTCAGTTTATATAAAATTAAAAAAGAACTTCATAGAAGTTCTTTTTTTTACTTAGTATAATTGTTTTTCTTTTGCGAGATATTCTTTAAATAATGCTAAACAAGCGTCGCGGTTAGTTTCTTCTAAATCTAAAATTGTGATGTCAGTGGCGTCGTTTTTAATAAATTTATAAATGAAATCATCTCGAAAACCAATTTCATCGGAGTCTTCTTTTTTACATCCATAATAGACTTTTTTAATGTTAGACCAAATAATAGCTCCAAGACACATAGGGCAAGGATAAGCAGTAGTAAACAAAGTGCAGCCTGTTAAATCATGAGTTCCAATTTTTTTTGAAGCTTCACGGATGGCATTTACTTCAGCGTGTGCTGTTGGATCATGATCTTTTAAAACGGAGTTTGAACTTACAGCAATTATTTTACCATTTTGATCCAAAATTAAAGCTCCAAATGGACCTCCAATGTTCTCATTCATGGTTTTTCTGGCTTGATTAATCGCCTTTGTCATCAATTGACTTGAATCTTTTGAGATATCCATAGAATTGTTCCTTTCATTGTGTTCTTTTTATAGCGTAAATCTATTATAGACTTTTTTATTGAATTTGTAAATTTATTCCAAAGAAATCCTTTATTAATTATTTTTATTAAAAGAATGATATAATAAATTGATAAAATATCAATAGAAAGAAGAATGATTATGAAATATATCTCTTGGAATGTAAATGGATTAAGAGCTTGTATGAAAAAGGGTTTTAAGGACTTTTTTTTATCAACAGATGCGGATGTTTTTGCGATTCAAGAAACAAAAATGCAAGAAAATCAAAAGGATTTCTTTTTTGATGGATATTTTGAATATTGGAATAATGCAGAAAAACTGGGATATTCAGGAACGCTTATCTATACAAAACAAAAACCTTTAAACGTCGTATATGGATTGTTTGGAGATAAGTACAATGATGAGGGAAGAACAATTACCCTTGAGTACAATGATTTTTATTTTATGACGGTTTACTCTCCTAATTCTCAAAAAGAACTGGAGAGACTAGAATATCGAATGACGTATGAAACTCACTTATTGGATTACCTAAAATATTTAGAAAAAACAAAACCAGTTATCTTATGTGGTGATTTAAATGTTGCACACACAAAAATAGATATAAAAAACGCAAAGCAAAATGAAAGAAATGCAGGTTTTACAATAGAAGAAAGAACAAAATTTCAAACATTATTGGATTCTGGATTTACGGATACCTTTCGTTATCTTTACCCAGACAAAATCGAATATTCTTGGTGGAGCTATCTCTTTCATTCCAGGGATAACAACGCAGGATGGAGAATCGATTATTTTATCACATCTAATACTTTAAGACAAAAAATAAAAGATGCTCAAATATTGACTTCCATTTTAGGGAGTGATCATTGTCCTGTTTTACTAGAAGTTTATTAGATAAAATGAAACTGTTTATTTTAGCAGTTTTTTTTTGTAATATCATTTGACTCTTTGATGGTTATACTTTATAATATAGACGGCTATCAATATAAGCGATATGAAATCTAGGAGAATTTATGGTAAAAGACATCTTTTTATGGTTAAACGATCAATTACTTAAAATGACATGGCTTGACTCACTTGTAAAGTGGTTTTTTTCAGATGTCATCCATTTAGACACATCTGGTATGTTTTATAGTAGTGTTGTCTTTTTTGTGTATGATGTCATTAAAATATTGATTTTGCTTGGTGTATTAATTTTTATTTCATCCTATATTCAATCCTATTTTTCACCTGAAAGAACTAGAAAAATACTTGGAAAATTTAAAGGAATTCCTGCAAACATCATTGGAGCTCTTTTAGGGACAGTAACGCCTTTTTGTTCTTGTTCCTCCATTCCAATTTTTATTGGATTTACCAAAGCAGGATTACCCATTGGAGTCACGTTTTCATTTTTAATTTCATCTCCCTTAGTAGATCTTGCCTCAGTCGTATTACTCGCAAGCATCTTTAGTTGGAAAATTGCTTTAGCTTACGTTGTAGTAGGATTAGTGATTGCCGTTATTGGAGGAACACTTATTACTTTCCTTAAAATGGAAAAGTATGTGGAATCTTTTGTTTATGATGGATTAGGACAAACCAATGATTATGTTGAAGAAAAATTAACAAAAAAAGAAAGAATAGCTTATGCATTCCAACAAGTATTAGATATTATAAAAAAAGTTTGGATTTATCTTTTAATTGGAGTAGGAATTGGTGCACTTATTCATGGCTACATTCCTGAAAATTTTATCTCTTATGTTTTAGGAGATAATAATCCTTTTTCAGTCATCATAGCGACACTTTTAGGCATACCAATGTATGCTGATATCTTTGGAACTTTGCCAATCGCAGAAGCATTGGTATTAAAAGGTGTAGGAATCGGAACCGTTTTAGCATTCATGATGGCGGTTACCGCTTTATCACTTCCATCTATCATTTTACTTAAAAAAGTTGTGAAAACAAAACTATTAATGACCTTTGTCGGAGTTGTAACAGTTGGAATTATTTTAATGGGTTATTTGTTTAATTTATTTGGTTATCTATTTGTATAAAAAAGGAGGAAATATGATGAAAATTACTGTACTTGGTTCAGGATGTTCTAATTGCAAAAGACTACTTGAAAGTGTAACACTTGCTGTAAAAGAATTAAAATTAAATGTTGAAATTGTTTACCAAACTGACATGATTGAAATTGCAAAAACAGGAATTATGCATACACCGGGACTTATGATTGATGAAAAAATCGTTTCATCTGGAAAAGTATTAACAAAAGATCAAGTCATACTCTTATTAAAAAACATCGAGTAAATGGTTATGAAACATCAAAATATTCGTTTTTTTGAAAAGTTTTTAACTGTATTTGTTTTACTATGTATGGTGATTGGAGTATTACTTGGAAAGTGGGTAACAGAAGTACCTCAATTTTTAAGTCAATTTGAAATTGCAAGCGTTAATATTCCTATTGGAATTTTAATTTGGCTTATGATCTATCCTATGATGTTGAAAATTGATTTTGGATCTATCAAACATGTAGCAAAAAATCCAAAAGGACTCTATTTAACTTGGATTATTAATTGGCTTGTAAAACCATTTACGATGTTTTTTATTGCTTCTTTATTCTTTTTAGTTCTTTTCCAAAACATCATTCCTGAAAGTCTTGGGCAAGATTATTTAGCTGGTGCGATTTTACTTGGAGCTGCTCCTTGTACAGCAATGGTTTTCGTTTGGAGTTCTTTGACAAAAGGAAACCCAGCATATACGCTTGTACAAGTTGCTACAAATGATTTAATCATTTTAGTATTATTTGTACCAATCGTTGGGTTATTACTTGGAGTTGGTGGAATTGTTGTACCTTGGGACACGTTATTTTTGTCTTTGGTCTTATTTGTGGTTGTACCACTTTTAGGAGCCTCTTATACAAGATTTCAAGTAATCAAGAAAAAAGGTCTAGACTTTTTAAACACCAAACTCATTCCAGCTTTTTCGAAGTGGACGACTTACGGGTTACTTCTTACTCTCATTTTAATATTTTCTTTACAAAGTGAACTAATCATTCGTAATCCATTTCATATTTTCTTAATCAGTATGCCATTAATTATTCAAACATTTCTCATATTTTTCATCGCTTATTTTGCGGCAAAAAAATTAAAGTTGCCTCATGACATAGCTGCTCCTGCAGGAATGATTGGAGCAAGTAATTTTTTTGAATTAGCTGTTGCAGTGGCAGTAGCATTATTTCCATTAAATCCTGGAGTTGCCTTAGCAACCATTGTAGGAGTATTGGTTGAAGTTCCTGTTATGTTACTACTTGTAAAAATTGCCAATAAAACCGTTTACTGGTTTCCAATGAAGGAAAAAACAAATGAAAAAATATAAAGTGGCATTTGTTTGCGTACATAATAGTTTAAGAAGTCAAATGGCTGAAGCTCTAACAAAACATTTAGCAAGTGATGTTTTTATTGCATATAGTGGAGGCACACAAAAAGTATCTAGAATAAATCAAGACGCTGTAAGAGTGATGAAGAAGCTATATCAAATAGATATGGAATCTTCTCAAACATCAAAAACAATAAGTGATTTACCTTTTGTCGATATTGTAATAACGATGGGGTGTGATGTCATTTGCCCTAATCTTCCCTGTCATTATAAAGAAGATTGGAACTTAGAAGATCCTACTGGAAAAGAAGACAAATTATTTATTCAAACGGCACAGACTATTCATTTAAGAATTTTAGATTTAAAAGATAGAATCTTAAATAAACAAATCATATTTGAAGAATAAAGAGAATATTTAGATATCATCATTGATTTCTTAACTATTCTCTTTTTTCACGTCTCATTTAATGTTATACTTAACATAGAACAACATATTGTAAAGGATACTTTTATGAATGCAAAAACATTAAAGATTATTGCAATTATTACCATGGCAATCGATCACATAGGCCTTTACTTATTGATTGATAATAATGTGTGGTATCCGATTCTAAGAAGTATAGGAAGAATTTCGTTTCCACTGTTTGCTTTTTTGATTGCGGAGGGTTTTTTTCATACAAAAAATTTGAAAAAATATTTCTTGCGTCTTTTGAGTTTTGCTTTGTTGATTGAAGCCTTTCTTATAGGTTATAGCCTATTTATTCATCAGTATGATTATATTATTCATGCTAATGTTATTTGGCCTTTAGTAGTTGGACTTGCTTGTTTATATCTTGTGAAACTAAAAAAATGGTATTTTTACCTTTTAGCTTTAGGAATGGTTATTTTATCAGAACTGATTAAATTCCCTTATGGAGCTTACGGAGTCATTCTTATTTTGATTTTTGGATATGCGAAAAAATTTCCTTTACAAGTCTATTTAATGATTTATTTAAACTTGTTCTTTATCGATTGGCCATTATTAAAGCTTGTTGGTGTTCCAGATCCTTATATTAAATACATGTGGCTTCAATGGTTTTCAATTTTAGCACTTATTCCAATCTATTTTTATAATGGATTACTAGGCAAATCAAAAAAATGGTTTTTCTATGTATTTTATCCAGTGCATCTTGGAATAATCTTTTTGATTAAAGTATTTATGGAGATGATCTAATGAATCACAATATATTAACTTTGCTTGAGCTAAAGACTGCGGAAGAAAATACTTGTTTGTTAAAAGGAATTACGACGCTTGATTTAATGGAAGAAGCCGGATTAAAACTAAGTCAGTGCTTTCAAAGAGTAACTTCTGCCAACAAAAAAGACAAAATTTCTGTAGTAAGTGGTATGGGTAAAAATGGTGGAGATGCTTTAGTTATGGCAAGATTTCTACTTGAAGAGGGGTACAGTGTTTCAATTTCTTTAGTCGGAAAAGCAAGTGATATGGCCAAGGAAACAAAAACCAATCTAACCATTCTTAAAGAAAGAAATCAAGATGTCTTACAAATTGATTTATTGGAACACTTCAGTTTATTCGAGAGTTTTATAGCGAATTCTTCATATATCATTGATGGATTGTTTGGGCTTGGGTTAAATAAACCTATAATCGGCATTCAAAAAGAAATAATTTCTTGCATCAATCAATCAAAAGCCTTCGTATTTTCCATTGATATTCCTTCAGGTATCAATGGAAACAACGGACTTGTTTCAGGAGTAGCAATCCAAGCGAATTATACTGCGGTAATTCAGGCTTTTGTTCCTGGAAACCTATTAAATGATGCTTTGGATTATTCGCTAAAAAATGAAGTGTTAGACATTGGCGTTATCATAAACCAGCAAGAACAAGAGAAACAGTTGATTGAAGAATTCGTTTTAAATCTTCCAAAAAGAAAACATCATTCTTCTAAATACGACAATGGAAATATTTTAGTAATAGGTGGATCAATCGGTATGATGGGAGCTCCAGAACTATCTGCTCATTCCGCATTACGAACGGGCTCAGGGCTTGTATCTATTTTATTAAAAAAAGTAGAGTTACCATTTATGAATTTAAAAACGATAGAAATCATGTTAAAAGGATATGACGCAGTAGAAGAATCGTTTGAATTTATACGAAAAAGTGATGCTTTAGTATTTGGACCTGGGTTGGCTCAAGACGATAAAAACGCTTCAATTTTAAAACAACTATTATCAACCAATAAAAAAATGGTAATTGATGGAACTGGAATCAAGATTTTAAGCAATCTTTTAGAAGAGGGTTCTAATCAAAAAAACATTGTTTTAACTCCTCATGTAGGAGAATTGGCTTTCCTTATGGAAAAGAATAGTTCTGATATTAAAGATTGCCCGTTAAAATACATCAATCAATTAACCGAAAAAGGGTTTACCGTTATTTTAAAAGGGGCAACGACAATCGTTGCAAATAGTTATCGGGTTGTTTTTATGAATAAGGGAAACCCTGGAATGGCAACTGCCGGAAGTGGAGATGTACTATCAGGAATCGTTGCTAGTTTGTTAGGAGAAGGAATTCCTCCTTTTGAAGCCGCACTTTATGGAGTATGGATTCATTCTGATGCAG contains:
- the xth gene encoding exodeoxyribonuclease III; its protein translation is MKYISWNVNGLRACMKKGFKDFFLSTDADVFAIQETKMQENQKDFFFDGYFEYWNNAEKLGYSGTLIYTKQKPLNVVYGLFGDKYNDEGRTITLEYNDFYFMTVYSPNSQKELERLEYRMTYETHLLDYLKYLEKTKPVILCGDLNVAHTKIDIKNAKQNERNAGFTIEERTKFQTLLDSGFTDTFRYLYPDKIEYSWWSYLFHSRDNNAGWRIDYFITSNTLRQKIKDAQILTSILGSDHCPVLLEVY
- a CDS encoding conjugal transfer protein TraX, with the protein product MNAKTLKIIAIITMAIDHIGLYLLIDNNVWYPILRSIGRISFPLFAFLIAEGFFHTKNLKKYFLRLLSFALLIEAFLIGYSLFIHQYDYIIHANVIWPLVVGLACLYLVKLKKWYFYLLALGMVILSELIKFPYGAYGVILILIFGYAKKFPLQVYLMIYLNLFFIDWPLLKLVGVPDPYIKYMWLQWFSILALIPIYFYNGLLGKSKKWFFYVFYPVHLGIIFLIKVFMEMI
- a CDS encoding permease, which produces MVKDIFLWLNDQLLKMTWLDSLVKWFFSDVIHLDTSGMFYSSVVFFVYDVIKILILLGVLIFISSYIQSYFSPERTRKILGKFKGIPANIIGALLGTVTPFCSCSSIPIFIGFTKAGLPIGVTFSFLISSPLVDLASVVLLASIFSWKIALAYVVVGLVIAVIGGTLITFLKMEKYVESFVYDGLGQTNDYVEEKLTKKERIAYAFQQVLDIIKKVWIYLLIGVGIGALIHGYIPENFISYVLGDNNPFSVIIATLLGIPMYADIFGTLPIAEALVLKGVGIGTVLAFMMAVTALSLPSIILLKKVVKTKLLMTFVGVVTVGIILMGYLFNLFGYLFV
- a CDS encoding YgeY family selenium metabolism-linked hydrolase, with translation MKIDMSAILEKAKSYEKEMSAFLRDMVLIPSESSQEEKVVLRIKQEMEKVGFDKVEIDPMGNIIGTIGHGSHIIAMDAHIDTVGIGEYKNWKFDPYLGFENDLEIGGRGTSDQEGGMASMVYAGKIIKDLNLEGDYTLLVTGTVQEEDCDGLCWQYIIEEDKIKPEFVVITEPTSCNIYRGHRGRMEIKVSTYGISCHGSAPERGDNAIFKMAPILIELQQLHRELKDNAFLGKGTLTVSEIFFSSPSRCAVSDGCSISIDRRLTQGETYLSALEEIQNLPSVIKAGASVEMYDYKRPSYTGLVYPTKSYFPTWVLEEEHVVCQSTKKAYIELFREQPLIDKWTFSTNAVSIMGRYLIPCIGFGPGHENEAHAPNEKTFKAELVKACAMYAAIPSMYVEMILEKKEN
- a CDS encoding thioredoxin family protein; the encoded protein is MKITVLGSGCSNCKRLLESVTLAVKELKLNVEIVYQTDMIEIAKTGIMHTPGLMIDEKIVSSGKVLTKDQVILLLKNIE
- a CDS encoding ornithine carbamoyltransferase produces the protein MKPLFKGKHFITLEEWSNAEIDQLLETSFELKHDFLHNNPTPYLTNKTAFLMFFEQSTRTRNSMESGIAHLGGHGTFLDVSTMQISHGESAKDTAIILSSYGHGIACRNCFWGVGNKYLREMAKYSTVPVMNLQCDIYHPMQGLADLMTIKEVSKTTKNLKVSIIWAYATSHKKPISVPLTQILLFPRYGMDVTLAYPEGYDLPDWAIEKAKLNALENGGSFKITHDIDEAFKGADIVIPKNWGSWVKNQSTAVVDDLLESYKNWKCTEDRMRLASPNVYYMHALPADRGNEVEDSVIDGVHSIVYQEAENRLHTAKAVMALTMGDK
- a CDS encoding pyridoxal-phosphate dependent enzyme, with product MSKIPFGPTYEEMLHPNKLDPSIRKEALENIKNELNPINLFNITWKNELGEVNKIVLPKELTGVEANIVVLLGTYFPSGSHKVGPAYFTLIEGCVDQTIIPGEHTILGPSTGNFGIGVSYICNLMKFDSIVIMPDNMSKERYDRIKKYGAKLDLTPGTESDVILTLERTFELKKDPKNRSLAQFELLPNYRFHRHVTGSSCVEAVKGIGNSRIACFTSAPGSAGTLAAGDQIKAAFPEAKVVALEPYECSTLMNGGRGQHRIEGIGDKMCTLIHNVLNTDFIALIKDDDSVRGLKIIHDGINILIEQGVPKDVAQSMKDLFGVSGICNIIGAIKMAKYLKLGPNDNVVTIATDGYDRYDSVIKDLEKRYLETEDYVLRRWFNDVFRKNAVEDIVDYRNDAQKEKLFLQKENDWLKFGYSKEYLDSMKKMDFWNREYQLIHHYDKLIQTLRKEK
- a CDS encoding NAD(P)H-hydrate dehydratase; the protein is MNHNILTLLELKTAEENTCLLKGITTLDLMEEAGLKLSQCFQRVTSANKKDKISVVSGMGKNGGDALVMARFLLEEGYSVSISLVGKASDMAKETKTNLTILKERNQDVLQIDLLEHFSLFESFIANSSYIIDGLFGLGLNKPIIGIQKEIISCINQSKAFVFSIDIPSGINGNNGLVSGVAIQANYTAVIQAFVPGNLLNDALDYSLKNEVLDIGVIINQQEQEKQLIEEFVLNLPKRKHHSSKYDNGNILVIGGSIGMMGAPELSAHSALRTGSGLVSILLKKVELPFMNLKTIEIMLKGYDAVEESFEFIRKSDALVFGPGLAQDDKNASILKQLLSTNKKMVIDGTGIKILSNLLEEGSNQKNIVLTPHVGELAFLMEKNSSDIKDCPLKYINQLTEKGFTVILKGATTIVANSYRVVFMNKGNPGMATAGSGDVLSGIVASLLGEGIPPFEAALYGVWIHSDAGNMAKAFFGERSMIASDIISNISNVLKTQ
- the arsB gene encoding ACR3 family arsenite efflux transporter, which gives rise to MKHQNIRFFEKFLTVFVLLCMVIGVLLGKWVTEVPQFLSQFEIASVNIPIGILIWLMIYPMMLKIDFGSIKHVAKNPKGLYLTWIINWLVKPFTMFFIASLFFLVLFQNIIPESLGQDYLAGAILLGAAPCTAMVFVWSSLTKGNPAYTLVQVATNDLIILVLFVPIVGLLLGVGGIVVPWDTLFLSLVLFVVVPLLGASYTRFQVIKKKGLDFLNTKLIPAFSKWTTYGLLLTLILIFSLQSELIIRNPFHIFLISMPLIIQTFLIFFIAYFAAKKLKLPHDIAAPAGMIGASNFFELAVAVAVALFPLNPGVALATIVGVLVEVPVMLLLVKIANKTVYWFPMKEKTNEKI
- the thpR gene encoding RNA 2',3'-cyclic phosphodiesterase — its product is MRIFLAFLPNIVILNQVESIKNKLKEHCESGNYTEKNNLHVTLIFIGDVNEVQLRNVKKILHQTAFAPFSIKLKAIKSFETKGKGDVFFIDVFKTSILEDIYKFLFEKLNNSGFNIQNREYLPHLTLGRKVVLNKPDDLVLLNSSFKGLSFQTNRISLMESVRIDDELIYREIDQAELK
- a CDS encoding nucleoside deaminase, producing the protein MTKAINQARKTMNENIGGPFGALILDQNGKIIAVSSNSVLKDHDPTAHAEVNAIREASKKIGTHDLTGCTLFTTAYPCPMCLGAIIWSNIKKVYYGCKKEDSDEIGFRDDFIYKFIKNDATDITILDLEETNRDACLALFKEYLAKEKQLY
- a CDS encoding arsenate reductase ArsC, coding for MKKYKVAFVCVHNSLRSQMAEALTKHLASDVFIAYSGGTQKVSRINQDAVRVMKKLYQIDMESSQTSKTISDLPFVDIVITMGCDVICPNLPCHYKEDWNLEDPTGKEDKLFIQTAQTIHLRILDLKDRILNKQIIFEE